From Staphylococcus sp. IVB6214:
GCCTGCTCCAGTTCGCGTTCACGGATAGTTGGCAGTGATTCACGTGTCGCAAAAGGGGGATTGCCTAAGTGTCTTCCCATTTGTCCAAGTGTTAAGCAGGCATATGTCACTGGAACACCTTGGTTAACAAAGCGTGCTAACGTCCCTGCTGAAGAGAATGTCTCATCGTCAGGATGTGGAAAGATGACGAGTACATGTTTTTCAGATGTCATAAAATGTCAACTCCCTTATTATGTGTCAAATGGATGATGGCTGATTTCGAGTGCAGCTGCCAACTGCCCTTCATAGTTAAAACCAGCAAGTAAAAATTCACCATTATCATTTAATTCGTAATGCGTGAGTCCTTGTACATAGACCCAGCCATTGTTGTTTAATTTTAAGCCTACACGAAATGGATCTTTGTCGCCACCTTTGAGTTGTGCATGTTGAAAAGTGACTTGAATATTGCGTAAAAAAGTCCCTGCATTAAAAACACGTTGATCAAAGTGATTGGCGTATGCCCCGTTTGTTGTCTCAACGTGTAAGTAGACAGGCTTATTCGCAAATTGATCTAACAATGCTTGAACGGCTTCATTGGTAATCGGTTGCAAAGCTTTCACTGCCTTCCTCATCAGTTTATCTGTTTATTTTACTAAAAACTCATTGAAATTTATATACCTCTGCTCACTTTATTGCGTAAAATCATTAGAATTTTTAGAATGACTATGTTTTGATATCAGTTCATGATGACTTCTTGAGTAGTGCTCTAAACATGTTGCGTCTTGTAATAGGTGATAACTGACAAGGTCAATAATGAATTGGTTAGAGAGTTGACTATTGATGAAGTAAGCATCATGTGTGTGACGTTTGTCTGCTGTCGTAATGATGCGTGTACAATGACGTGTTAGTGCTTCAGTTTCAAAATGGGAAAGTGCGATAATCTTTGCTCCGCTTGCTTGTCCATGTGCAATGCTCGTAATAATTTCCTTTGTGGCACCACTATTGGTCAGTGCAACAATGGTCGTACGTGCACTACACATTTGACCGATAATAGACATCAAATGCGCATCTGTTATCGCAATGGTATTGAAGCCCATACGTGCAGTGCGGAAATAAAATTCTTGTGCGCTTAATCCAGAGCTGCCAATTCCAATAAAAATGAGTTTTTCACTTTCTTGAATCGCTCGTACTAAATACATTAAGTCATCTTCTACAATAAATTCTCCTGTGTGATTCAGAATAGACATATAGTGTTGGTGTAGTACTTGTATCGAAGGAGTGTTATCAATTTTTTCAGTTTGTCGTTCATGTAAGACTGCAAAACGAAAGGATTGGAAGCCGTCATAACCGAGTTTATAGACGAAGCGTGTAATACTGGAGGGTGAGACATCGACTGCCATAGCAATTGTATGAATTGCCCCAATATCTGTATGGTCTTCTAGTTTCAGAATATAGTCCGCAATTTTTTGATCGGTTTTCGTCAGAGTATGACGATATTTTTGAATGCGATTTTCAAGTTTCATCGGAATCCCCCTTTTTTCTCAGTATATTTGAAAAGAAATTCTAATTCAATTTTAT
This genomic window contains:
- a CDS encoding YojF family protein yields the protein MQPITNEAVQALLDQFANKPVYLHVETTNGAYANHFDQRVFNAGTFLRNIQVTFQHAQLKGGDKDPFRVGLKLNNNGWVYVQGLTHYELNDNGEFLLAGFNYEGQLAAALEISHHPFDT
- a CDS encoding MurR/RpiR family transcriptional regulator gives rise to the protein MKLENRIQKYRHTLTKTDQKIADYILKLEDHTDIGAIHTIAMAVDVSPSSITRFVYKLGYDGFQSFRFAVLHERQTEKIDNTPSIQVLHQHYMSILNHTGEFIVEDDLMYLVRAIQESEKLIFIGIGSSGLSAQEFYFRTARMGFNTIAITDAHLMSIIGQMCSARTTIVALTNSGATKEIITSIAHGQASGAKIIALSHFETEALTRHCTRIITTADKRHTHDAYFINSQLSNQFIIDLVSYHLLQDATCLEHYSRSHHELISKHSHSKNSNDFTQ